In the genome of Synchiropus splendidus isolate RoL2022-P1 chromosome 13, RoL_Sspl_1.0, whole genome shotgun sequence, the window tttccttactttacctttattttgtgtattgtcctttttttaaattttatatcTTATTCTTGTTTAACAttggacaaaaacattttacattttaatgtatAATGTATTCATCTATACCATATTGTTatgcaattgttttatttaaaaaaaatgaaaaaagggtGCAGAGGGCGGGAAGAATTTATCTTGTCATATATACGTAGAACATACCTATTTTTTAGCAATCCCTGTCTCCTAGATATATCTCTGTCATAATTTCTACACGTGTGGATTTTTGTGTAGTATTTAAAAATGCCGCTAGATGGCAGCACAGTTTTGGATCCCATTTCGTGTTTAATAAACGAGGTAGAGTTCATCGTTTATTATCGTCATTTAATGATTGAAGACATACTTTCTAGACTTTTTAGATTAATTTTCTATTTTCAAGTTATGTATAATGTTATTTCTTCGTCAAATAATAGCAGTAAAAAACATTGATTGATTTCTGTGGTGAGTGTTGCAGGCGTtattaataatcatcatcataataataatattccatCAAAGAcctttatttttacaatttGCAACACACAACTTTTCATTGTTAACTGCTGAAATAcacattgaaaaatatatttatggcTCCCACGTCAACGCCTTGCACCACTTTTTTTTCGTGGGACACCATCAGCATGTTTGAACTCTTGAGGCAAAACACGTGAAGCTTCAAACCACTGAACATTCATGTAGTACATTCCTGAATTCGATTCACAAAAAGATGTTAAACTAAAACTGGAATACTCAAGTAACACCATGACACTTGAAAGCACATCACATTTGTATTTTAGTACTTAAAATAATGCAGTAAAATGAATGAGTGCGTTTGAAATATTGTGACTGAATAAGATAAAAACAATCTTTTATGGCTTCCGTTGATATTCCTGCCGAGTCGTTTTTACATAACCTGAtccaagataaataaataaatactttctACATTTGAGGCACCACACATAGTATAGAGTGTTTCCAAATACAGTTTCAGAGACATTTATGTCACAAACACTTATAATACATTCCTGAACTTGATTTCCTGAAAGAATAAGCCCATGTTTTGGAGTGTCAGGGCCAGGCCACCTTCGCCTGGCCCGGAACCATCTCCAAGCGCAGGTGGTCATCCTCAGGAGTCTCTTTTGCACAGAAGGGGGAGGCGTCACCTGACCGTGGAGCCAGGTGGCTGCTGGGGGACAGAACCAAGCCTTCCTGGTCCTTGAATGCACCACCTGAATCGATTGGAGCGGCGACTCTGACGGTCTGAGGAGGCCGGTGGAAGTTCTTCAAACAAACTTTGCGGCTCGGCTCGCCGCTGGGCTCGTCCAGGGCCACTGTTGCGGGGTGTACGGACAAATCTGAGGAGGGGTTTGAGGGTCTCTGGACACCCAGCTTGACTGGGACGTTCAGCttagagcagcagctgagcggGTTCTTCAGACAGCTGTGGAGCAGGATGTCCAAGTCTTTGTGTATCACCTTGCGGAAGTTGGGCCTCAGCGTCAGGTAGATGATGGGGTTGTAGATGGTGGAGGACTTGGCGAACATGGCGGGCAGAGCGAAGGCCATCGGCGGGATGTCCTCGATGCGACCGAAGGCGGCCCACATGGACACGATGGCGTAGGGACTCCACGCCATGAAGAAGCCGATGCACACGGCGACGCTCAGCTTGAGGGGAAGAAGAGGAAACTGTCAATCCAAAATATTTGCTTGTTCTTGGTTGAGGTGAGGAAGGTTTGGAAAATTTGAACCgacaaccactcacactctCGCCTGGAGAGAACACAAAGGTGGATGAAACTGTTTCTTTTTGTAatgagttttttgttttcattatattGTTTGgctaaaaataatgtgatttgaataaaaaaaaacctcattaaaagtaaaataaaatgattaaatactATAAATTTAATAACAtgtattgtttaaaaataacattttatttattaacatttaaaataagtTTTAAATTAATAGAGGATTGTATAGGTTTTCATATTATACAGTTTTATGTACATGAGCATCAGGAagcgctgtcctcctcactGCAAGGTTCCCGATTCATCCATTTATCACCATAAAAACTAGATTTATGTATTCACTTATAACCTATTTATTCAGTATTTTTATTACCAGTATTTTAATACCAGTTGAATTTTGAGAACAAGGAAAAATTATAACAAACACTATATtggaatatttgttttatttttttacaacacagtaaaatcaaattattaatttttattaaaatagacAGAATCTAGTAATTTATTTGCTGAATGATTATATTatagttaaaatatatattttaaaaggtttataataaattattaatattcatatttattcatacatTCATCTCAGCAATGGATGTTCTTAAGAAATATAACTTAAACATCTactttttcaatttttcatgTATAAAATTtctataaaatatttttcagtgttGATTTCTTAAATATTCTTTTAAATCCtatgaaaacacattcattttgatttaatatgcttttatttattttaaaaaagtattcCTGCGtcttattattcttattcttattcttattatgtAAATAGCGCCATCAAATGTTTTCAGATTCGATGGCGCGttatgaaaatatgaatttggAGTTGCACTGTTCTAGTTATCAAGTCACTTTttacacataataataatatgtatatatttttacgtTTAAATAAATGCCATAAagttgattattattatatttcagCAAATTTTAAAATTgggaaaaatgtcaaaataacctAATTTAAATGATGGAATATAAAGATACTTGATGATAATTGATTtttaaacaaaagaaataatgaattaataatgTAGAAAAATGTCCAGTGATGAAGAAACTGGAATTAGATTTGGTgccaataaacaataaaaccgACTCTCACGTGTGAAGACAGGAAATTCGGGGCGCAGCTGGCTCTCACCTTGACGATGACGGTCTGGATGCTGGCGGCGTGCGCGGGCCGCATGGCGTGCTGCCGCATGGTCTTGCGCGAGGTGTTGACGGTGAGCAGGATCCCGGTGTAGGACGCCACGATGATGCAGCAGGGGAGGATgtagcagcagaggaagagcacCACGGTGTAGGAGCGAGCCGTGGAGTGGCGGTTGGACAGATGCCAGTCGATGCAGCAGGCGGTGCCGTACGGCTCGGGCCCGTACTCGCCCCAGTGGGCCAGCGGGGAACTGGCGAAGATCAGGGCGAAGACCCAGGTGCCGGCCACCAGCAGGCGACTATGAAGGGAGTTAAAACTGTTCCCTGTGGGAGAACATGGTGGCGACAGGCTGAGGAGGTTAAGAATGATTCAGCCGCCAATGAATTATGAAAATGAGG includes:
- the LOC128769745 gene encoding opsin-5-like, which codes for MESTNDEVRFQSNIPVQLDIAVAVVYFFFGIFSVFGNSILLYVSYKKRHLLKPAEFFIINLAVSDLGLTLSLYPMAITSSIYHRWLYGRTVCSIYAFCGMLFGICSLSTLTLLSMVCFVKVCHPLYGNSFNSLHSRLLVAGTWVFALIFASSPLAHWGEYGPEPYGTACCIDWHLSNRHSTARSYTVVLFLCCYILPCCIIVASYTGILLTVNTSRKTMRQHAMRPAHAASIQTVIVKLSVAVCIGFFMAWSPYAIVSMWAAFGRIEDIPPMAFALPAMFAKSSTIYNPIIYLTLRPNFRKVIHKDLDILLHSCLKNPLSCCSKLNVPVKLGVQRPSNPSSDLSVHPATVALDEPSGEPSRKVCLKNFHRPPQTVRVAAPIDSGGAFKDQEGLVLSPSSHLAPRSGDASPFCAKETPEDDHLRLEMVPGQAKVAWP